The Chitinophaga sp. H8 genome contains a region encoding:
- a CDS encoding glycoside hydrolase family 2 protein has product MKHLLCVFFLLTAIGVFGQSWEPAGNKIKTIWGEQLNPENVLPEYPRPIMEREKWLNLNGLWKFAIRPKNEPQPASFDKKILVPFAVESSLSGLGLRVTENDALWYQRTFNLPRDWNGSNILLHFGGSDWQTSVWVNNIKVGEHQGAYTPFYFDITPALKKNEPNEITVRVWDPTDKGPQPRGKQVSNPEGVWYTPVSGIWQTVWVEPVNANYICALKTTPDIDKNQVIITTETPGSLTDALIEVQVKEGGKTIARAAAVNGQQIIVPMPANVKLWSPETPQLYQLEVTLTQQHKVLDKISSYVAMRKYSYKRDARGILRFQLNNKDQFQLGPLDQGWWPDGLYTAPSDEALRYDIQKTKDLGFNMIRKHIKVEPARWYTHCDQLGIIVWQDMPSGDKNFEWQNRNYFNGADPVRTPESAAIFKKEWKEVIDFLYSYPCIGVWVPFNEAWGQFNTCEIASWTKQYDPTRPVNPASGGNFYTCGDILDLHNYPHPEMYLFDAQRVNVLGEFGGIGQKMDKHLWEPEKNWGYIDFKNSDESTTQYEKYAQQLLGLIGTGFSAAVYTQTTDVEIEVNGLMTYDRKVVKFDEKRLYKINQQLVHSLNQSK; this is encoded by the coding sequence ATGAAGCATCTATTGTGTGTGTTTTTTTTACTGACGGCGATTGGAGTATTTGGACAAAGCTGGGAACCAGCTGGCAACAAAATTAAAACAATTTGGGGAGAGCAACTGAATCCTGAAAACGTATTACCGGAATACCCGCGTCCTATTATGGAGCGGGAAAAATGGCTCAATTTAAATGGATTGTGGAAGTTTGCCATCCGGCCAAAAAATGAGCCACAACCGGCATCTTTCGATAAAAAAATACTGGTCCCCTTCGCAGTAGAGTCCTCTCTGTCTGGTTTAGGTTTACGCGTTACTGAAAATGATGCGCTTTGGTATCAACGTACTTTTAATCTACCGAGGGATTGGAACGGTTCCAATATTCTGCTCCATTTTGGCGGATCGGACTGGCAAACAAGTGTTTGGGTAAATAATATCAAGGTGGGGGAGCATCAGGGAGCCTATACCCCCTTTTATTTCGATATTACCCCCGCGCTGAAGAAAAATGAACCCAATGAAATTACAGTACGGGTCTGGGATCCGACAGATAAAGGCCCTCAGCCACGTGGTAAACAGGTAAGTAATCCGGAAGGCGTCTGGTATACGCCGGTTTCGGGAATCTGGCAAACAGTGTGGGTAGAACCGGTAAATGCCAATTATATCTGCGCGCTGAAAACGACACCCGATATTGATAAGAACCAGGTCATTATAACCACTGAAACACCCGGTAGTTTAACAGACGCGCTGATTGAAGTGCAGGTAAAGGAGGGCGGCAAAACCATTGCCCGTGCCGCAGCTGTGAATGGCCAGCAGATAATTGTTCCCATGCCTGCCAATGTAAAGTTATGGTCACCGGAAACGCCTCAGCTTTATCAATTGGAGGTAACATTAACGCAACAGCATAAGGTACTGGATAAGATCAGCAGTTATGTAGCCATGCGGAAATACTCCTATAAACGGGATGCCAGGGGGATTTTACGATTTCAGCTAAACAACAAAGACCAGTTTCAACTGGGGCCGCTGGACCAGGGCTGGTGGCCTGACGGACTTTATACCGCCCCTTCGGATGAAGCGTTGCGCTACGACATTCAAAAAACAAAGGATCTGGGTTTTAATATGATCAGGAAACACATTAAGGTGGAGCCTGCCCGCTGGTATACACATTGTGATCAGCTGGGGATCATTGTATGGCAGGATATGCCCAGCGGTGACAAAAACTTTGAATGGCAGAACCGGAATTATTTTAATGGTGCTGACCCTGTACGTACACCTGAATCTGCTGCTATTTTCAAAAAAGAATGGAAAGAGGTCATTGATTTTCTTTATTCATATCCCTGCATCGGGGTTTGGGTACCCTTTAATGAGGCCTGGGGACAGTTTAATACCTGCGAAATTGCGTCCTGGACCAAGCAATACGACCCCACCAGGCCGGTTAATCCCGCCAGCGGAGGAAATTTCTATACCTGTGGTGATATCCTGGATCTGCATAATTACCCCCATCCCGAAATGTATTTATTTGACGCCCAGCGGGTGAATGTATTGGGAGAATTTGGAGGAATAGGCCAAAAAATGGACAAACACCTGTGGGAACCGGAAAAGAACTGGGGATATATCGATTTTAAAAATTCAGATGAGTCAACCACCCAGTATGAAAAATATGCACAACAACTACTCGGTTTGATCGGTACCGGCTTTTCTGCCGCAGTTTATACCCAAACCACGGATGTGGAAATTGAGGTAAACGGTCTAATGACATATGACCGGAAAGTAGTCAAGTTTGATGAAAAACGTTTGTATAAAATCAACCAACAACTCGTTCATTCTTTAAATCAATCAAAATGA
- a CDS encoding SusC/RagA family TonB-linked outer membrane protein gives MKNRRYLLYWLFALFPLIAGTHKVYSQSAPQTGAAVPKAIRGLITDEGGKPIPGVSVAQKGTTTGTTTDPHGLFELKAAAGDTIYVRHIGYKTKEFAVTASEFYNIELPLQSTYLGDVVVTALGIKRSKKELSYAVGEVKGEELNKAKEMNVVNSLAGREPGVIINQTAGGPGGSTRILIRGNTSLTGNNQPLFVVDGVPLDNTNFGSAGAFGGFDLGDGMSTINPDDVETISVLKGPAAAALYGSRAAHGVVLVTTKKGKTSKNNRLGVEINSNTTVEFQATKYDHLQKIYGQGFGGILQLDESDSKSSSSSWGPKYDKGLMFTSFDKVARPFVNIRDNIDGFFRTGITATNAVSLNSVKENNNFRMSYTNLANRDIMPNARLARNTVDLRNVAKIGTRLELDLKVNYLNETVLNRPALSDARTNVANNLMNLAGNIDQRWLRDNYKNEDGTYYDWNRGDVWNINPYWIQYAMENKSNKDKYFGVASLKYDVSKDLFFKLTGGGENVNFRFMDYVPYSTPGELDGKMQETSFENRSYNIELIGNYRKKIKDIDLSVTLGGNIYNVNNRSESVLAKNMILRETVSLQSFLQKEITKGRYQKEINSLFSMVNLSYRQWANLDLTLRRDQSSTLPLNNNTYYYPSAGGNIIFTELLPKNAMLNFGKIRASWAQVGSDTDPYMLDLNYRMTDKTYDRYPTGYISSTVIPNSHLKPTKTNSIEAGLDLKMVHDRVGLSVTYYNQTSNNQIMYVPTSVSSGYAAMLVNAGNLRNAGVEIALSARIIDKKDFSWDLNPNFARNVNKVLSLTEGIESLEIAAARWLGVKVLAIPGEEYGVIMGQDFVRNEEGRRIINPDNGLPEVGADMKKLGRAMWKWTGGGTMAFRYKNFNLSAVFDAKFGADLFTMTARTLTKSGKTLNTVAGRDAWMASEEQRLSAGIAKGNWKPTGGFVADGVIAEKGPDGTVSYKENDIYIDPNTYWDYISDKTAVPYIYDNSYVKVREIIVGYTFPQKRIGGFAESLTLSFVARNPWIVYKNVPNIDPDSNYNTSAVGLEYGSIPTRRSFGLNINAKF, from the coding sequence ATGAAAAACAGGCGATACCTATTGTATTGGCTTTTTGCGCTTTTTCCACTAATCGCAGGCACTCATAAGGTCTATTCCCAATCGGCACCACAGACAGGTGCCGCCGTACCCAAAGCAATCCGGGGACTCATAACAGATGAGGGTGGAAAACCCATACCAGGCGTTTCGGTTGCTCAAAAAGGCACCACAACCGGCACCACAACAGACCCGCATGGGCTGTTTGAATTAAAAGCGGCTGCAGGCGACACCATTTATGTGCGTCATATCGGATATAAAACGAAGGAATTTGCGGTAACAGCCTCCGAATTCTATAACATAGAACTGCCGCTGCAATCCACTTACCTGGGAGATGTGGTCGTAACAGCCCTGGGCATTAAAAGAAGTAAAAAAGAACTCAGTTACGCCGTGGGAGAAGTGAAAGGCGAAGAGCTTAATAAAGCAAAAGAAATGAATGTGGTCAACTCCCTCGCAGGAAGGGAACCTGGTGTAATAATAAATCAAACAGCAGGAGGGCCGGGCGGAAGCACCCGGATATTAATCAGGGGGAACACTTCTCTCACTGGAAACAATCAGCCCTTGTTTGTGGTAGATGGCGTGCCACTGGACAATACCAATTTTGGCTCAGCTGGTGCCTTTGGCGGATTTGATCTGGGTGACGGGATGTCTACCATAAACCCGGATGATGTGGAAACTATTTCAGTGCTAAAAGGACCCGCAGCAGCTGCGCTCTATGGCAGCAGGGCCGCCCATGGTGTGGTACTCGTTACCACAAAAAAAGGAAAGACCAGTAAAAACAACCGGTTAGGCGTCGAGATAAATTCCAATACCACGGTAGAATTTCAGGCCACCAAATATGATCATCTGCAAAAAATATATGGGCAGGGATTTGGCGGTATTTTGCAGCTGGATGAATCCGATTCTAAATCATCATCTTCCAGTTGGGGACCTAAATATGATAAAGGCCTTATGTTTACTTCCTTCGATAAAGTAGCAAGGCCCTTTGTAAATATCCGGGATAATATAGATGGCTTTTTCCGCACCGGCATTACAGCTACCAATGCAGTCAGTTTAAACAGCGTTAAGGAAAACAATAACTTCCGGATGAGCTATACGAACCTTGCCAACAGGGATATTATGCCTAATGCCCGTTTAGCCCGGAACACAGTTGACTTGAGAAATGTGGCAAAAATAGGTACCCGGCTGGAACTGGACCTTAAAGTAAATTATCTGAACGAAACCGTATTGAACCGCCCGGCATTGTCAGATGCAAGAACCAATGTGGCAAACAATCTCATGAACCTGGCCGGAAATATCGATCAGCGCTGGCTCAGGGACAATTATAAAAATGAAGATGGCACTTACTATGACTGGAACCGGGGCGATGTATGGAATATAAATCCCTACTGGATTCAATATGCTATGGAAAATAAATCCAATAAAGACAAGTATTTTGGGGTAGCCTCCTTAAAATATGATGTTTCTAAGGATTTGTTCTTCAAACTCACCGGTGGCGGAGAAAATGTAAATTTCCGGTTTATGGACTATGTTCCCTATTCCACGCCCGGTGAACTGGACGGCAAGATGCAGGAAACCTCCTTTGAAAACCGGTCCTATAATATTGAATTAATAGGTAATTACCGGAAAAAAATAAAAGATATCGATCTTAGTGTGACGCTTGGAGGTAATATTTATAATGTCAATAACCGCTCCGAATCTGTACTTGCGAAAAACATGATCCTCCGGGAAACCGTTTCCCTGCAAAGTTTTCTGCAAAAAGAAATTACGAAAGGTCGTTATCAAAAGGAAATCAACTCCCTGTTTTCTATGGTAAACCTCTCTTACAGGCAATGGGCCAACCTGGACCTTACTTTAAGGAGAGATCAGTCGTCTACCCTTCCGCTTAATAACAATACCTATTATTATCCCTCTGCAGGTGGTAACATCATTTTCACAGAGCTGCTGCCCAAAAACGCGATGCTGAATTTTGGGAAAATCAGAGCCTCATGGGCACAGGTAGGTAGTGATACCGATCCTTATATGCTGGATTTAAACTACCGGATGACGGACAAAACGTACGACCGGTATCCTACAGGTTATATCAGCTCAACTGTTATTCCAAACAGCCATTTAAAACCAACTAAAACCAATTCAATTGAAGCAGGGCTGGACCTGAAAATGGTGCATGACAGGGTTGGCCTGAGTGTTACCTACTATAATCAAACCAGTAATAATCAGATTATGTATGTACCTACTTCCGTTAGTTCCGGCTACGCCGCCATGCTCGTCAATGCCGGTAATCTGAGAAATGCCGGTGTAGAAATAGCGCTTAGCGCCCGTATCATAGATAAGAAAGATTTTTCCTGGGACCTGAACCCCAACTTCGCCCGTAATGTAAACAAAGTGCTTTCCTTAACAGAAGGAATCGAAAGCCTGGAAATTGCGGCCGCCCGCTGGCTGGGAGTGAAAGTACTAGCCATTCCTGGAGAAGAATATGGTGTGATCATGGGACAGGATTTTGTAAGAAATGAAGAAGGCCGTAGAATCATTAATCCTGATAATGGGTTGCCCGAAGTAGGTGCTGATATGAAGAAGCTGGGCAGGGCTATGTGGAAATGGACGGGTGGTGGTACCATGGCGTTTCGTTACAAAAACTTTAACCTATCTGCCGTTTTTGACGCCAAGTTTGGCGCCGATCTTTTTACCATGACAGCCAGAACCCTTACCAAATCAGGTAAAACACTCAACACCGTAGCCGGTAGGGATGCATGGATGGCGTCAGAAGAACAACGGTTGAGCGCAGGTATTGCCAAGGGTAACTGGAAACCCACAGGAGGTTTTGTTGCAGATGGTGTTATTGCAGAAAAAGGCCCTGACGGCACTGTGTCCTACAAAGAAAATGACATCTATATAGATCCGAATACCTACTGGGATTATATCTCGGACAAAACAGCCGTACCTTATATCTATGACAACAGCTACGTAAAAGTGCGGGAAATCATCGTTGGTTATACCTTTCCCCAAAAACGTATTGGCGGGTTTGCAGAAAGCCTCACGCTTTCTTTTGTAGCAAGAAACCCCTGGATTGTTTATAAGAATGTACCCAATATTGATCCCGACTCCAACTATAACACATCTGCAGTAGGATTGGAGTATGGTTCCATTCCTACCAGAAGAAGTTTTGGGCTAAACATCAATGCAAAATTTTAA
- a CDS encoding SusD/RagB family nutrient-binding outer membrane lipoprotein, which yields MNLFLYRNAVFLLLFTGCLCVGSCKKDYEQLNKNPEVATSINPNSQLTYIQLSIGGDWLLMQPFTMYYSGFVQQLQGDWAATHYGGEYLIEDAQFQQPWDRIYTTHLKNLTDILWRTEGQEQWTNVNAVARILKAYFFLILTDMYGDIPYSEADMGYIHQNISPKFDTQESIYADMHAQLLQAEEQLRSDGDNVTGDVMYNGDIKKWKTYANTLNLRISMRLTKKDPVLARQWIDAIVANRSGFIKEGDDGILKYTNILDWDPNEFRRNGLAQLWRSRENYPMPYLCTTLWNMLKNTEDPRLLVLARCYAEDSNDPDLRTDLTDFIVRNGPLGINQLEAVKPGFYWWDNWPAGFVQDGIYYGKECRPQLNKGFVKGSAPYITLSYAETALLLSEAKLRWNDLPIQGSAEEHYTKGVQAAIKLLTVFDLDQKILPEETTAYLVRNPFPADRESRLKSINEQLWLLHITNPPEAFSNWRRSGYPVLKPSTEYGALVKDSRTIPRRLKYPLFEQTYNPRGYKEAVTRMGGTDSWNIPVWWDHQ from the coding sequence ATGAATCTCTTTTTATATAGAAACGCAGTATTCCTGCTACTTTTTACCGGATGCCTGTGTGTAGGCAGTTGCAAGAAAGACTATGAGCAGCTAAATAAAAATCCGGAAGTAGCCACCAGCATAAATCCTAACTCACAGCTTACCTACATCCAGCTGTCTATTGGGGGGGACTGGCTTTTAATGCAGCCCTTTACCATGTACTATTCAGGGTTTGTGCAACAACTTCAGGGAGATTGGGCTGCCACCCACTATGGTGGAGAATACCTGATAGAAGATGCACAGTTCCAGCAGCCCTGGGACCGTATCTATACCACACACCTGAAAAACCTGACAGATATATTGTGGCGGACGGAGGGTCAGGAACAATGGACCAATGTAAATGCTGTTGCCCGTATATTAAAAGCCTACTTCTTTCTCATACTAACGGATATGTACGGCGATATTCCTTATAGTGAGGCAGATATGGGATATATCCACCAAAATATATCACCAAAATTTGATACACAGGAATCCATTTATGCAGATATGCATGCACAACTATTACAGGCTGAAGAACAATTGCGCAGCGATGGTGATAATGTAACTGGTGATGTAATGTATAATGGAGATATTAAAAAATGGAAAACATATGCGAACACCCTTAACCTGAGAATTAGCATGCGTTTGACAAAAAAAGACCCAGTGTTGGCACGGCAGTGGATCGACGCTATTGTGGCCAATAGAAGTGGCTTTATAAAGGAGGGAGATGATGGTATACTGAAGTATACGAATATACTGGATTGGGACCCCAACGAGTTTCGTCGTAATGGACTGGCCCAGCTATGGCGCAGCAGGGAAAATTATCCCATGCCGTACTTGTGCACCACCCTGTGGAATATGTTAAAAAATACCGAGGACCCCCGCTTACTGGTACTGGCACGTTGCTATGCGGAAGATTCCAATGACCCGGATTTAAGAACAGATCTTACTGATTTTATTGTTAGAAATGGTCCTTTAGGTATTAACCAGCTGGAAGCTGTGAAGCCAGGATTTTATTGGTGGGACAACTGGCCCGCCGGATTTGTACAGGATGGTATTTACTATGGTAAAGAGTGCCGGCCACAGCTCAATAAAGGGTTTGTAAAAGGTAGTGCACCCTATATTACACTTAGCTACGCAGAAACAGCACTCTTGTTGTCGGAAGCCAAATTAAGATGGAATGATTTACCCATACAGGGGTCCGCAGAGGAACATTATACAAAGGGTGTGCAGGCAGCCATAAAACTATTAACCGTCTTTGACCTGGATCAAAAAATCCTTCCCGAAGAAACAACCGCCTATCTGGTCAGGAACCCTTTTCCTGCCGACCGGGAAAGCCGGCTGAAAAGTATTAATGAACAACTATGGCTACTGCATATTACTAATCCGCCGGAAGCATTTTCCAACTGGAGAAGATCGGGCTACCCGGTACTAAAACCATCCACGGAATATGGTGCATTGGTGAAGGATTCCAGGACAATTCCCCGGCGTTTAAAATATCCGTTGTTCGAACAAACCTATAACCCCCGTGGCTATAAGGAGGCGGTAACCCGGATGGGAGGAACAGACAGTTGGAACATTCCCGTTTGGTGGGATCATCAATAA
- a CDS encoding glycoside hydrolase family 5 protein, with protein sequence MKKHTLFILLATLLLVLSCSGKQEAGNFSTVKQEHVISNPFDIRKGINIAHWLSQSNRRGQERDQYLQEHEIKNLATLGFDHIRLPVDEAQLFTAEGELDTETVQLLHRAIGWCKKYHLRVIVDLHILHSHDFGNAIRPLWTSKEARDQFENLWLQLNSELRQYPNDLVAYELLNEPVAPDNEVWNELANRVIRIIRAAAPQRVLFIGANQYNNIDHLKQLDIPAGDPNIVLSFHWYEPYPLTHYRASWTPFAHLHIPVIYPGVPVTSADYARLEETDQWKLKPYQHIYSKETIKSQIQAAFHLARKRGLSLHCGEFGCLPAADAASRYRWYQDLVSIFTAFNIPYTAWEYKEIFGFSDRSGAIKDSTLLNILVQK encoded by the coding sequence ATGAAAAAACATACTTTATTTATACTGCTGGCCACCCTGCTTCTTGTCCTTTCCTGCTCAGGGAAACAAGAGGCAGGTAATTTTTCTACCGTAAAACAGGAGCACGTTATTTCCAATCCCTTTGATATCCGCAAGGGGATTAATATTGCGCACTGGTTGTCGCAGAGTAACAGAAGAGGTCAGGAAAGAGATCAGTACCTACAGGAGCACGAAATCAAAAATCTTGCAACTCTGGGATTCGATCATATCCGGCTCCCCGTAGATGAAGCGCAGCTGTTTACAGCAGAAGGGGAGTTGGATACCGAAACGGTACAACTACTGCACCGCGCTATTGGCTGGTGCAAAAAATACCATCTCCGGGTAATAGTAGATCTGCACATATTGCATTCGCATGATTTCGGCAATGCTATCCGTCCGCTTTGGACAAGTAAGGAAGCCCGTGATCAGTTCGAAAATTTATGGCTTCAATTAAACAGCGAGTTAAGGCAATATCCGAATGACTTGGTCGCCTATGAATTGCTGAACGAACCTGTGGCTCCGGACAATGAAGTATGGAATGAACTGGCCAACCGCGTGATCCGCATTATCCGGGCAGCCGCGCCCCAACGGGTGCTATTTATTGGTGCCAACCAGTATAACAATATAGATCACCTAAAGCAGCTGGATATACCCGCGGGCGATCCAAATATTGTGCTGAGTTTCCACTGGTATGAACCTTATCCGTTAACGCACTACCGTGCCTCCTGGACGCCATTTGCCCATCTGCATATTCCCGTAATTTATCCCGGTGTACCGGTTACATCTGCGGATTATGCCAGGCTGGAGGAAACTGATCAATGGAAGCTGAAGCCCTATCAGCACATCTACAGTAAGGAAACTATCAAGAGCCAGATACAGGCGGCGTTTCACCTGGCACGGAAAAGGGGGCTGTCGTTACATTGCGGCGAGTTCGGATGTTTGCCGGCTGCGGATGCTGCCAGCCGTTACCGCTGGTACCAGGACCTGGTATCCATTTTTACCGCATTCAACATCCCTTACACCGCATGGGAGTATAAAGAAATATTTGGTTTTAGTGACCGGAGCGGCGCCATAAAGGATAGTACCTTATTAAATATCCTGGTACAGAAATAA
- a CDS encoding glycosyl hydrolase family 28 protein: protein MAVPKQEKLHTKLLSGMVTVYPFPSGLPATYKSTLFSVNAESSSVPIYNAGNNSWGQPVSYGSFDMTGPVTVTITPSFPFTSFKLLPQSLGITGIKSGSTISFTLSSPANVSLVLDNNYQGRVLHLFAQAPEAGIPTSSDPNVIYYAPGYYDLSAQPPIQPTSSQTLYIAGGAVIRGRIKISNASNVTVRGRGILVNDYDAASDNIALAAEMVSNSTIRDIIVNRNTGSWTSSMWGCSNLNVINYKAVSPRFASTDGFNITSSHDITFDSAFIHSADDAIAIKGMSDQPPAASLPIYNIVYKNAQLWADANNAIGIGAETRASRFENITFNNIDILYNFDDKNHPDVLPDRSAINIFSLHGTFFKDIFFENIRVENAKRLINLHMDETFYFGALTGNWTTFPGNMQNIQYRNITSSSGGSNQIKLQGWNDSHRIEGVSFENILINGSYLTQFSDSRLAINRFANGIKIIQPGGTKKGDSYKASEDFSTVQGKRYWYYRGWKAGVGNYSMTWNPDGSNHWRGNYSWDAIWLDGGTLFMHPDNNVQALLEWQAPKSGTIRISGRVKKGSTGGGDGVNVSIWKNNVMIWPSGGSWQTINYNDATGFAHDVTIPVSFEDIISFRVDARANTGWDTTNWEPEITYQ from the coding sequence ATGGCTGTTCCCAAACAGGAAAAGCTGCACACAAAGCTATTGTCTGGCATGGTCACGGTTTATCCATTCCCTTCCGGTCTTCCGGCCACCTACAAATCCACCCTTTTTTCCGTCAATGCGGAGTCAAGTTCCGTTCCCATTTATAATGCCGGCAATAACAGTTGGGGGCAACCGGTATCTTATGGTTCTTTTGACATGACCGGTCCGGTAACTGTCACTATTACGCCTTCTTTTCCATTTACCTCTTTCAAACTACTCCCTCAATCGTTGGGTATAACGGGTATCAAGAGCGGCAGCACTATTTCTTTTACGTTGTCATCACCCGCTAATGTTTCGCTGGTGTTGGATAATAACTACCAGGGAAGAGTGCTGCACCTTTTTGCACAGGCCCCGGAAGCAGGTATCCCTACTTCGTCAGATCCCAATGTAATTTACTATGCTCCTGGTTACTATGATCTCAGCGCACAACCGCCTATTCAACCAACATCGTCCCAAACCCTGTATATTGCCGGTGGGGCCGTGATCCGCGGGCGTATCAAAATCAGCAATGCCAGTAACGTTACGGTGCGGGGCCGGGGTATTCTGGTAAATGATTATGATGCGGCGTCAGATAATATTGCGCTGGCGGCAGAAATGGTTTCCAACAGTACTATCAGGGACATTATCGTTAACCGGAATACTGGTAGCTGGACGTCTTCTATGTGGGGTTGCAGTAATCTTAATGTTATCAACTACAAGGCAGTAAGTCCCCGCTTTGCCAGTACAGATGGATTTAATATTACCTCCAGCCATGATATTACTTTCGACAGCGCGTTTATTCATTCAGCAGATGATGCCATCGCTATCAAAGGAATGTCGGACCAGCCGCCTGCAGCCTCTCTGCCCATTTATAACATTGTTTATAAAAATGCACAGTTATGGGCAGATGCCAATAATGCGATCGGTATCGGAGCAGAAACAAGAGCTTCCCGCTTTGAAAACATTACCTTCAATAATATTGATATTCTGTACAATTTTGATGACAAGAATCATCCCGATGTATTACCGGATCGTTCTGCCATTAACATCTTTTCCCTGCACGGGACTTTCTTCAAGGATATTTTTTTTGAAAACATCCGGGTAGAAAATGCCAAAAGGCTCATCAACCTTCATATGGATGAAACCTTCTATTTTGGGGCACTTACCGGAAACTGGACTACCTTCCCCGGCAACATGCAAAATATACAATACCGCAACATTACTTCCAGTTCCGGTGGCAGCAACCAGATCAAACTTCAGGGATGGAATGATAGTCATCGTATTGAAGGTGTTTCTTTCGAAAATATTCTCATTAACGGCAGTTACCTGACGCAATTTTCAGATAGCAGGCTGGCGATCAACCGTTTTGCAAACGGTATTAAAATTATCCAGCCCGGTGGCACTAAAAAAGGTGATTCTTATAAAGCCTCGGAAGATTTTTCTACTGTGCAGGGTAAGCGGTATTGGTACTACAGGGGATGGAAAGCCGGTGTAGGCAACTATTCCATGACGTGGAATCCTGATGGTTCCAACCATTGGAGAGGTAATTATTCCTGGGATGCTATATGGCTGGACGGCGGTACCTTGTTTATGCACCCGGATAATAATGTACAGGCACTTTTAGAATGGCAGGCGCCGAAGTCCGGTACCATCAGAATTTCCGGAAGAGTGAAAAAAGGAAGTACCGGTGGTGGTGATGGTGTAAACGTAAGCATCTGGAAAAATAATGTCATGATCTGGCCTTCAGGAGGTAGCTGGCAAACGATTAATTACAATGATGCCACTGGCTTTGCTCACGACGTTACCATACCTGTTTCCTTTGAAGATATCATTTCATTCCGTGTGGATGCCCGGGCCAATACGGGATGGGATACTACCAACTGGGAACCCGAAATTACCTATCAATAA